The Microtus ochrogaster isolate Prairie Vole_2 unplaced genomic scaffold, MicOch1.0 UNK99, whole genome shotgun sequence genome includes the window TCtcagatctgacgccctcttctgaccaacACAataactgcatgcatgtggtacacagacaaaacacctttacaaattaaataataaacaaacggATCGATAGATAACGCAGAGCAGAGGTTAAAGTTTTGGCTTATGACAAGGAACAAATGCTACATGCCAGGCTTCAGGGGTTGCGGAGGAGTTTTGGAAGGAAGTCGACAGGGTTGAGAAGTAGAGTTAAGCGGGGGTGTGACATCCTGGACACACCAGAGCTTCAGCTACTGCCAGAGAGCAGAAGCCTTCTCCGCAGGGGcatcacggggggggggggcagcagccCGTCCCGGGAACGAACTCGCGCCTCCCTGCTCCGCACACCTCTCGGGGCCTGTACCTTCTGAGGGTCCAGGGCCGCTCCTCCCAGTGGCTCCCGCGACAACTTGCAATCCTCCGGGCGGCTCAAGAACCGTTTCCACCCCGCCCCCGACTCCGGCGGACCCAGATCGTGAGCGGCGGAACGGGTCACCGGCGCTGAACACCTGCGGTTCCGGGCTCTCCGAGGCGACCCGAGCTCAGCCACGCCCTCCCCACGTGCCTCATTGGTGGAGCCAAAACCCCGCCCTCTTTCGGGCTGGACTAGCCGCTCTGAACCTCAGCGCCGACTTCAGTGACTGGCGGAGAGGCTCCCCTTAGCGCCCGCCCCTCGACCGAGATGGGCGGAGCCCAGTTAGTGTCGTACCCAAGAATTCAAGCAGCTGACTTTTCTGAATCAGCACCGCCAGGGAAAAGAAACGAAACCATAGCCTGCAGAGGCGCCCAGGACTCCATAGAAGGGGTGGGACTTGCATTTCGACACTTTAGGATAGGGAGGGAAGAGCCGAGGTAGTTTTGAGGATATAATCATACATACTATAAATTCAGGCtatcagtttttaattatttctaaaacCACTTGCTCAGGTGAAAACTCACTAGTCCCTCATTAGGAATGTAAAAGCTGagtttcaagaaagaaatgacCGGCAAGTGATGACAGGACCCCAcacccttccatccatccatccttctcttGCCAGAATTTGCTCTGCTGCGATCTCTTGTATGCTAAGACACCATAATTCCTGACTAAGGTTGGCCCCCAGTAGGAAGATGGACTTTCAGCTTCTGACACAAAACTGGCCACGGCTGTTTCCTCCAGGTCGTGTGAGGGTCCATCCTTCCTGGTCTCTGGCTACGGGAAGCTCACCTCTTTCTCACCATAATAATATTGGATCAGCCGCTGAACCCCAGCCTTCATTGCTGGCCTAAGAGCAGCACTGATGACCACCCCAGCTGGCCCCCCTGACAGACCCGCCATGGCCATCAGAAGGTCATACCCCAGATCTATGGCCCCATCTTTGCCTCGCTCCTTGGCCTTGTCAGAGCAACTCTGAAAGGCATAATACAAAGCTGTGCCTAGATTGTAGTAGGCCCCCACTGCCGGCAGCTGCCCGACCACCTCGTGCATGCTCTGCTCCTGCTCGTTGTCACAGTCGGAGTAGGAAAGCCAGCGACGGACCCTGTTTGGACCTGGCTGCTCCCAGGCTGAGCGCTGCAGAGCGGAGGTCAGGGCGTCCATTGACACTTGCCGGTCCGCGTGTCCGCCTTGCTGGAGCTCTTGAAGATGGTGGATGAGGGTCTGGGTAGCCTCCACACCTCCCAGCTGGTACAGCTGAAGCTGCAGAGCCCAGACCTCGGCCTGGCAGCCAGCTTCCTCCAGAGCATTTCTCAGAGCCAGACCGACCAGGAACTGGGGGAGAGGTGGGAGAtgagagaagccaggcagggaCTTTGGGAGCAGAGCCCTGCAGGACAAGGGGTGTGAGGACGCCGAGGGAGAGAGCATTGTAGAAGGACCGGTTGGCTCTGGGTGTGGCATGGCATCCGCGGGACACAGCAGGAGAAAGCAGAGCAGCGGGATTGGCATCATGATGAGTCGGACGCGATGCATGTCTGGAGCAGAGTACCCTGAGAAAGAGAGAACCCCAAAACATGCAAACCATCTCACTGAAATTGTGGTTTTAAGGGAACCCAAGACTCAGGGGGCCCCCTTCTCTATCACCTACCTCCaaccttttgttctttttagtaAAGGGTAGAATAAGGGAAATGCAATGCGATTTTTCCTTGGTCTCTGTTATCTCTGTGTCACAGAAACCTCCCTGTTTTGTGCCCACCCATTTATAGAGACCCAGATTACCATGTAGTCCGGTCATGGAGAAGTGAGACCACTGGGGTAGGCTTGGtggctcctcctcttttttctagTTCTCTGTCCCGTGAAGAGAGGAGATATTTGTAGTCACTGCAGTGGAAGGGCCAGGACTGACGGCTAGAATAGGCCCATCCGTCCCTACAGTGCAGATACGGCCTCAGATGTTGACATTGGCCAGGGCCTTTGCAAATAGCAGGAACAGAAAGGTTCAACAGCAAAACCAGGTGCTTTAATGAGGGCATCGATCTtatcctccaataaggtcaccagctttgttttgttttgtttccaagNNNNNNNNNNNNNNNNNNNNNNNNNNNNNNNNNNNNNNNNNNNNNNNNNNNNNNNNNNNNNNNNNNNNNNNNNNNNNNNNNNNNNNNNNNNNNNNNNNNNNNNNNNNNNNNNNNNNNNNNNNNNNNNNNNNNNNNNNNNNNNNNNNNNNNNNNNNNNNNNNNNNNNNNNNNNNNNNNNNNNNNNNNNNNNNNNNNNNNNNNNNNNNNNNNNNNNNNNNNNNNNNNNNNNNNNNNNNNNNNNNNNNNNNNNNNNNNNNNNNNNNNNNNNNNNNNNNNNNNNNNNNNNNNNNNNNNNNNNNNNNNNNNNNNNNNNNNNNNNNNNNNNNNNNNNNNNNNNNNNNNNNNNNNNNNNNNNNNNNNNNNNNNNNNNNNNNNNNNNN containing:
- the Apof gene encoding LOW QUALITY PROTEIN: apolipoprotein F (The sequence of the model RefSeq protein was modified relative to this genomic sequence to represent the inferred CDS: substituted 1 base at 1 genomic stop codon); protein product: MTGLHGYSAPDMHRVRLIMMPIPLLCFLLLCPADAMPHPEPTGPSTMLSPSASSHPLSCRALLPKSLPGFSHLPPLPQFLVGLALRNALEEAGCQAEVWALQLQLYQLGGVEATQTLIHHLQELQQGGHADRQVSMDALTSALQRSAWEQPGPNRVRRWLSYSDCDNEQEQSMHEVVGQLPAVGAYYNLGTALYYAFQSCSDKAKERGKDGAIDLGYDLLMAMAGLSGGPAGVVISAALRPAMKAGVQRLIQYYYGEKEVSFPXPETRKDGPSHDLEETAVASFVSEAESPSSYWGPTLVRNYGVLAYKRSQQSKFWQEKDGWMEGCGVLSSLAGHFFLETQLLHS